CAATGATAAGTTTGCAATCGATAGAAAACTTCCGGAAACAAAACCCGGTGATTTGGTTGTTATCCATGACACAGGAGCTCATGGGCACGCAATGGGTTTTAATTACAATGGTAAACTACGCTCCGCTGAGCTTCTCTTAAGAGAAGACGGCAGCGTTAAGCAGATCAGACGTGCTGAGACATTGGATGATTATTTTGCCACTCTCGATTTTGAGGGTTTGTCTTCTTTTTAAATAAACGGAGAATTCGGGATGAACGAACTTATTTTAAGGTATGGCTGTAATCCTCATCAGGCCCCGGCCAGGATTTTTTCACCGGATGGAGAACTTCCATTAACGGTGCTCAATGGAACGCCCGGGTATATCAATCTTCTTGATGCACTGAACTCATGGCAGCTTGTAAAGGAACTTCAGGAACAGCTGGGCATGGTCGCAGCTACCTCTTTTAAGCATGTCAGCCCAGCAGGCGCTGCTGTTGCTGTTCCATTAACTAAAGAGCTCAAAAAAGCCTACTTTGTTGATGATATGGAGCTTTCGGACGCGGCTACCGCCTATGCACGGGCCAGAGGGGCTGACAGAGTTTCTTCCTTTGGTGACTGGGCTGCTTTTAGCTCTACTGTAGATAAAAGCGCAGCAATGCTGCTTAAACGTGAAGTAAGTGATGGGGTTATTGCGCCCGACTACGATCCGGAAGCCCTGGAGATTTTAAAAACTAAAAAGGGTGGTAAATTTGCTATACTGCAGATCGATAAAAATTACTCTCCCTCAGGGGCTGAGGTGAGAGATGTCTATGGTATCTGCTTTGAACAAAAAAGAAATGATATTACCTTAGACCGCTCTACACTAGAGAATGTGGTTTCGGAAAATAAGGATTTTCCTGAATCTGCTGTAAGAGACCTTATTCTTGCTCAGGTAACACTTAAATATACCCAGTCAAATTCGGTTTGTTTTGCCTCCGGAGGGCAGGTTATAGGAGTAGGAGCAGGGCAACAGTCCCGGATTCACTGCACCCGTCTGGCTGCTTCCAAGGCAGACAGGTGGTTTTTACGACAGCACAATAAAGTCTTGAATCTGCAGTTTAATGAAAAAATAACCCGTCCGGTACGTGACAATGCAATCGATCAGTACTTTGAAGAAAACCTTACACCTGCAGAGATGTATGTGTTTCAGAGTAATTTTAAATCTGACCCTGAATGGTTTTCTAAGGATGAGAGACGTGAGTGGTTAAATCTAATGGATGGAGTATCGCTTGCTTCAGATGCATTTTTCCCTTTTAGAGACAATATCGATCGTGCACAACAAAGTGGGGTAAAATACATTGCCCAACCCGGTGGATCTGTAAGGGATGATGCTGTAATTGAAGCCTGTAATGAGTATGGGATGTCTATGGCTTTCTCATCTGTAAGATTATTTCATCACTGAAATAAGTAAAAGGTTGTTTTTGTTACATATTCAAGAGCTTTTTGAATCTAACCAAAAGGTAACATTGGCAGAGGTATAAATGTCTAAAAAGAGAACAGCAATTACTCCGACTAGGCAGGAAGATTATCCTGAATGGTATCAGCAGGTTGTTAAGGCATCTGATCTGGCTGAAAATTCACCGGTCCGGGGATGTATGGTAATAAAGCCCTGGGGGTATGCTCTGTGGGAAAATATTCAGCGTGTATTAGATGGTATGTTTAAGGCTACCGGTCATAAGAATGCCTATTTCCCTCTGTTTATTCCCAAAAGTTTTCTCGAAAAAGAGGCACAGCATGTTGAAGGGTTTGCAAAGGAGTGTGCTGTTGTTACTCATCACAGGCTCGAGGCCGGCGCTGAAGGTAAACTTGTTCCCGCCGGCGAGCTGGAAGAACCCCTCATTGTACGACCTACTTCAGAGACCATTATAGGTGCTATGTTTTCAAAGTGGGTGCAGTCTTACCGCGATCTGCCACTGCTTATTAATCAGTGGGCAAATGTGGTGCGGTGGGAGATGAGGACTCGAATGTTTCTGCGTACCGCCGAATTTCTATGGCAGGAGGGGCATACCGTTCATGCCACAGCACAAGAGGCGCAGCAGGAAACCATGAAAATGCTACGGGTCTATGCCGATTTCGCGGAAAACTACATGGCCATGCCGGTCATTCAGGGTGAAAAAACCGAAAGTGAGCGCTTCCCTGGCGCCGATACTACCTATTGTATCGAAGCAATGATGCAGGACCGTAAAGCGCTTCAGGCCGGTACATCGCACTTTCTTGGCCAGAACTTTTCTAAGGCTTCAGAGATTAAATTCCAGAATGATGCGGGGGTTGAGGAGTTTGCATGGACTACATCATGGGGAGTATCAACACGACTGGTGGGCGGACTCATTATGACCCACGGTGATGATGATGGCTTAATGATACCTCCTAAACTTGCTCCTTCACACATTGTAATAATACCCGTTATACATGGTGATGACACTGCTTCTGAGGTGATGGAGTACTGTCAAAGTTTGGCTTCCCAACTCAGGGACAAGCAGTACGATAAACGGGCGGTTGAAGTGGAAGTAGACACCCGGGATATGCGGGGGGGAGATAAGGTTTGGTCATGGATAAAAAAAGGCGCGCCCGTTTATCTTGAAATCGGTCCCCGGGATATCGCATCTGATTCGGTTTTTGTGGGAAGAAGGGATAAGAGCCGTAAAGAGCGCTATAGTCAGCCACGGGCAGAGTTTGTGGCTAAGGTCGCAGAACTGCTTGATGACATTCAAAACTCTATGTTTGAGAAGGCCAAAAAATTCCGTGACAGCAATATTGTAACTATCGATACCAAAGATGACTTTTATAACTTCTTCACTCCAAAGAACAAAAACAAGCCCGAAATTCACGGTGGGTTTGCAATGGCACACTGGAATGGCTCTAAAGAGGTGGAGGAGAAGATTAAAAATGATCTCAATGTAACAATACGCTGTATACCGCTTGATGCAAATGAAGAACAAGGTAAGTGTATTATCACGGGTGAGCTTTCCAAAAGAAGAGTGGTATTTGGAAAATCCTATTAAAAGTGTTTGCTTTTCAGCACCGGGGAATGCTGCTGTGTGCAGTCATAACCGGTGCACCTCTTTTTTTTCATACCCACTTCATCTAATACGTATCAAACATAACCATATGAAAACAGCCACGGTTTGGGTCGGTGATATCTTTTGATTGCTGAGCTTAATGATTAGTGTGCCGGGACTGAAAAAAGCAAAAAAAAGGGAATGACAATGAAATACTGCTGGACAACTGTTTATGTGAGAGACCTTGACCAGTCAATTAAGTTTTATAAGGAGATTATCGGACTAAAACTTAACAGGCGGGCCAATGTAACGGATACAAGAGAGCTGGCGTTTCTTGGTGAAGGTGAGACACAGATTGAGCTGATATGTGATAAGAGTGTCGGGGAGCCCCAGATCGGCTCAGGGATTTCGCTTGGTTTTGTTACCGAATCGTTGGAAGAGATGATTACGTTTCTGGGTGAAAAGGGTATAGATGTCCACTCGGGGCCTAAACAGCCTAACCCCACCATTCGCTTTTTTTATGTGCTGGATCCAAACGGGGTAAAAATACAGTTTGTGGAGTTTGTTAAGGCTAAATAGCTTGCCTTGAAACCATTCGCTCTTTGGGGTTTACATAAATAATTCAAAGCAACAGTACTTAACTTTGATTATAATAAGAGGTAAAAGTGAAGTCGCTGGCAACCGGTATTGCAGTAAATGTATGGGGATGGGGCGGGACTCTCTGCTAATCAGTTTCAGGGAACTGTAAATAGTTGAAACTGCGAAAGAACTTCGGGTTTTCGCAGTTTCTCTCAGGGCTGTAATGTTTTTATACTTTCCATAGTACTCCAAAGGTAAGAGCTCCTCTGTATCTGCCCAGATAGGCATTTTCCACATACACTGCAAAGTTGTCTCTGATAAAGTAGTTTGTTCCCTGAATCGATGCTATACGGAATCTACTGAGGTTGTACCATCCGGGCTGTATAATATCAAAGCCCAGACCGATACCAAGATAGACATCAAAGTTTTCGAGCCACTCAAATGGTTCACTTACATTTTTGAAGCCCAGATGTGTAGTACCAAGGGCTGCCACCGAAACACCTAAGCTGTTTGCACCGTAATCGAGATAGGTGGTAACATTACCCCTTCCTGCTACACCAAAGGACAGTGGCACGCTTTCTCCTATTCGGATTTCATTAAAGATAAATTCCATCCCGGGATTAAGCGTAAGACCTACCGTTCCCCACCAGGGGCTTATACCGATTGCAGCATTATAGGTGCGGTCTCCTGTTTCAAGGTGTGGATCCCAGTCTTCAAAGGCATTGTCCTGTGATAGTGCGATTCCAAAAAGGAGGAAAAGTAGTGAGATCACCCTGATCGTTGTTTGCTTTTGTGATTTCATAACTAAAACTCCGGTTTTAAGTATCTAATTCTTACAAACATAGTGAACTTCAAAAACCGTACCTGTTTAGATGTCCACGGCTTACCTGTCTACCTCTTTTTGAAGATGAATCTTACCTTCACAACCCACTTTTGTATTGCCCCATTCCATAAACTATCTTTAAAAGAGCTTATCAACTGCTCCAGTGCAGAAGCGTAATTAATCAGTGGATCAGAACATCCTCGAGGGATGATTCGGGCCTTCACGGCAGCGGTAGCGACCGCGGGACCACGCTTTCATTAATCATGATCGCCGGCTCCTTACAGCCCGATTCAACAGAAAGAGCAGGATCAGTATGAACCCTGAACAACGCGCATTACAAGCCCGACGAATTACCCTCCTTGGTTCTCTTTTTAATCTTTTTCTTGCAGCTCTGAAATTTTTTGCCGGTGTTTTGGGACAGAGTCAGGCGATGATCGCCGATGCGCTTCATTCCCTTTCAGATCTAATTACCGATATAGTTGTTTTGATTGGGATCAGGCTGGCCAAAAAGCCAACCGATAAGTGTCATCACTGGGGACACGGGAAATTTGAGACATTAAGCACCGTTATTATCGGAATTGCTTTAGGCTATGCTGCTATAAGCATTGGTATTTCCGGTACGGGACAGCTTGTTACTGTTATAAGAGAGGGGCAGTTACCTGTTCGGCCCGGCAGAATAGCATTTTTGATAGCAGTAGTGTCCATTGCAGCTAAAGAAGCACTGTATCACAGTACAGTTGCGGTTGGTAAAAGGATCGGTAGCAGTTCGGTTGTGGCCAACGCGGTGCATCACCGCTCGGATGCCTTTTCCTCCATCGGTACCGCTCTTGGGGTTGGGGCTGCGTCCTTTTTTGGTAGCTGGTGGACTGTTCTGGATCCTGCAGCAGCAGTTCTGGTAAGTGCCTTTATTTTAAAAACTGCATTGGGGATTTTAAAAAACAGTATCAGCGAACTGCTTGAAAAATCACTTCCCGAAAGTAATATTCGTGAAATAGAATCTATTGCGTGCAGTGTTGAAGGTGTAAGTAATCCGCACAATATCCGGGCACGTATGGTAGGCCCTTCACCGGTGATAGAACTTCACATCCGGGTCGCCTCTGATATGGATGTGTATCATGCCCATGAGATTTCAAGCGCGCTTGAAGCGCGTTTGCGTGAACGGTTCGGTGAATATACGTTTATAACGGTACACATTGAACCGGATTAGTTGATAGTCCCGCATCTTTTTGCTTAAGGAATGATTTTTATGAGGCTAAAGGCGATGGATTGGGTCACCCCCCCCCCTGGCCTCCGTAGCAGTAGCTACTGCGGAGGGGAGCCGGGCGTCAATGATGAAAGCGTGTAAAGATCCGTTTGGGGGGACCCTTGGGCTATAATCGCGGGAAGAAAGGGAAACTTGAATTTGGCCTAAATCTCTTTCATAGACTCTGAAAGTGCGTTTCCCTTTTCTTTCCCTGTCTCGCTGTAATCACAAGTAAGTAAAAGTATTAATAGCTGTACACACCCCGGTTTAAACCGTCTCTGATAGCCGATATGATTTTTGAGCTCCTGATAGTGGCTGAGGTATACCCCTGCACTTCTGTGGTAACGATATTTTCCGGTTGATAGAGATCACTGAGGTGTTCATCAAGCGGCTTGCCAACAAGGTAGTCAAGGGATTCAAGATACATTGAAACTACTGATCTGTACGGTTCCTGATCTGTTTCGATATGGTAGTCATCGTCCCGTCTGAGATGCCTGAATTCGGCAGCTGTTACAATCCCATCATTGAGGGTAAACTCTACATTCACCTGAATTACATCCCGGTCGATAAAAACACCACGGTATATTCCATCCTCGTAATTTGTATCGGTAGTCTCATTTTCACTGCGTGTTTCACATGAGGATAAAACCAAAAGTACACAGCCTAAGAGAGTTAAAGAACTAAAGTGACGTATCATTTTTTTCCCCTCTGTTTTTAATGTTTGGTTATAAATTATTGGGAACTGATATAAATATATAATTTTAAACGAAAGAATCAATCTGTTTAAAGGCAACAACGCTGATAAGTCCCGCACATAGCATATTCGTTGATGCTATCGAGATTTGTGGGAAAAAGGATTTTTATGGGGCTAAAGGCGATAGACTGGGTCACCCCCGGGCGTCAATGATGAAAGCGTGTAAAGATCCGTTTGGGGGGACCCTTGGGCTATAATCGCGGGAATGGGAAATGGAATAATATTCCTGCTATATATTTATATCTTTTAGGATCTTCCATAGTATTAACGTACACGAGAAAAAAACGATCGTTTGGTCTTGATCGCCCCTCTTAAGCGCTGAAAGCGCGCAATTTAATAGCCCGGGGTAAGCCAGTCTTCCGGCGCAGCCCGCCTCCTACGCTTTTAGCTACGGAGGCCAGGCGACAACATAATAACTAATGACCAAGTACTAATTACAGATTAGGAAACAACAATTTTTCCTTTTTCCTGATCAACGCTCAAAGATCCCTTAGAAATGAAAATCAGAACCCTTTTTTTCGTTCCTTAGTCACTTAGAAATGAAAATTACAACTCTTTTTTTGATTTTTACTTCACAATGTTAAGTAAATTGGACTCTGTTTTTGATTGCTAAGTCACTTAGAAGTCAAAATTAGAACCCTTTTTTTCATTACTAAGTCGCTTAGGAGCCTCATTAGAACCCTTTTTTTCATTGCTAAGTCGCTTAGGAGCCTCATTAGAACCCTTTTTTTCATTTCTAAGTCACTTAGGAGCCTCATTAGAACCCTTTTTTTCATTTCTAAGTCACTTAGGAGCCTCATTAGAACCCTTTTTTTCATTTCTAAGTCACTTAGGAGCCTCATTAGAACCCTTTTTTTCATTCCTAAGTCACTTAGGAGCCAAAAACAGAACCCTTTTTATGAGTACTTATTCGCTTTTAAGGCCAACTGAACAGTCTTTTGACCAAAAACGCCACAAATTCGGGTAGTTTATAGTTACCGGGGATAGACTTGGAAAAAAGAGGAGAGCATGATTAGTAGTTACTAATTACCAATGACCAATTACTAATCAAAGGAAATAGGAAACAATCATCTTTCCCATTTCCTTTTCCTGCTCAACGCTCAAAGATCTCCCCAGGTAGAAAAACCATGGGGCTAAAATAGAAAACCCCTTTGGGGTAGTATATCGACGTTTCCCGGCATTGGTACAGGCAGGTATCCAAGAGTATAAAACCAGCTTTTTTAACGCACTTAGACCTAAAATCGAATCATCTTTCTGGTCTTAACGTAGCCATCAGTTACGAACCTGTATAGATATTGTCCGGGAGCAACGGGTCTGCCCCTGTTATCTCTTCCGTTCCATTGAACTCTGTGCACACCAGGTTTGTACACTTTTTGTGCATTGAGAATTGATGCTACCCTGCGGCCCCGCAGATCAAATATATCCAGTGTAACCCTCGATTCTACCGGAAGCGCAAATACAATATTGGTTATGTGTCTAAATGGATTGGGAAAATTATTTCCAAGGTGAAAGTTTACAGGAATTACTGCTCTCGGCATCGCTTGTGCATACCCTACGGTGTCCCTAATACTTCTGAAATCAACTGCAACCAGCTTATACTCATAAAGCACATTATTAACTAATCCTGTATCAATATAGCTATACTCCCGTGTTCCATGAGATACCCCCGATTCGGCACCCGGAATGAGTGAATCGTTTATCTGCAGCCATAATGAATCAGTATAAGTAATTTGGTTCTTTTTGGATAGAATTTTGACGCTGTCAGCCTCGTTTTGAGCTTCAGTTGTCAGGCTATCAATAAATTCCGGGCATATTCTTCTGTATATATGAAATCCCAGGTTTTCAAACTCACTTTCTGTTTTCCACAGCAGAGTATCACTTGCATCTCCCGGAACAGCGGTAAATTCTGATAGCGTGACTGCAAGTGTTATATCAGAGGATAGGTAAATACCTACTGTATCACAAAAAACCGTGTCAATCTGTATTACCAGCTCATTTTCCTGTTTGTTGTGGAACAAATTATAATGATAACCTTCAATCAGAGTCAGGGTGTCTCCGGGATTTGCTCCCTGGTAAATCATAAGGTACTGAGGTTTATGAGATGCATAATACTCTGTTATTCTAAATGCAGGGTAAAAACGACAGGTATCCCCCCTTGCGGGAAGATAGAAATGTACAGTGTTGTTTGAGGCTTTCAAAATGTAGGCGCCTTCCCGCTCATTGAAACCGTTTTGGTTAAGATCTCCTGAAGAAGCGGTGACAAGTGAACCGTCGTACATCAAAAGGGGGGCGCCACCTGTTCCTATATGTTGCACAGCGTTTGAAACGGAATCGATGTAAGCCTGATCCATTCCCTTTTTGCTGAAATCAACATAAAAGGACAGTTGCAGCGGAGCATTATCCAATGCGAACGCACTATTGCTGGTTTCCCACTCAACGTATTCTATAATGGTGCCGTCATCAGTATTTATCTTGGGACAGGTTGTTTGCAGCCATGGATTTTCATCATACCCATGACTATTCGAAAAGCCAAGAAAGGCCAGAGCCTGATCATGTATGGAGCTTCCTCCAAACCACCCACCGCGCATTTTATCCGGATCTGCAAAAAGCGTTACCACCGAATCGGACTTTGTTCCAAACTGGTGCAGCATAGAGAGCGGATCGTTTGACATCATCGATATACTGTCAGTTCTGAAAACCTGGCCTTTGGGATACACGGTAAAGTAGGTGGTCAGGTCAAGGAATGCAGAGTACTGGAGGCGTCGTGGACCTACTTTCAAAATGACCCGTACAGCGCTGCTTTCTACCACTGCAAAGGCCGGTTCCTCCTGGACTGCTACCATGCTGTTAAGCCACTGTCTGCGAATATAGTATTGAATATTTCCCAATGGTGTGTAAACGTCAGTAAGATTATTAGTGCCGGAGGTATCCGGTGAACTCCCTGTAACATTTGATGACTTGAAACGCCAGAGCTCTCCGTTATGATCATAAGGAGCATTCTGATAGTCCATTTTCCAATTTAAATAGAATTGATTGGGCTCGGTATCAGAAAAGATGGCGGATTCAGAATTTCTCATCCACACATGATATATGCCTTCGGCTGAATATACACCCCAATTCATCTTTCTGGTTTCTTTTACTGCTACGGAACCTGAACCATCAGTGCTGTGAATGAACAATCTATTTTTATCACGTGACAGTATTCTGTTTAGTCCTACAAAGAGTGTATTATTGTTCAGGTAAGCATAATAGTCATCTCCCTCCACAAGTGCTTCACCATCAAGCACCACTGCTCCTGGCAGTGGAAGATCTTCTGCCCAGTAGTTACCAATCTTTAAAACAGGAAATCTTCTACTAAGCGTACTACCATCAAACACTACATGAACAGTATTATTGTCGTCAGCTCTGAGCTGATAAACCCCTTCTGCTGATCTGTATCCCCGCTGATAGATGGCTTTAACCGAACTTCCTGATACTCCCTCGTTATAAAAACGGACATCATCTATATCACCCGAAAAGCCATCACCAATAAGCACGTTGGATGAGTTGACACTTACTGTATAGTTTTCTCCTGAGAAGATTCGGTCTTTTCTGCCATCCACAAACATTGTTACCGTTTCTCTTCCACGATCAACAGCGATTGCAACATGATGCCATTTCCCGGTACCAAGATCGCGTGTGCCCGTAAGAAATGTAGAATTTAGTTTTATTGCAAGCCGTCCATTGTCACCAGAGACTCGGTAACCGGTATCTTCAGTGTATTTACTGAAAATGGCAGTAGTGGGGGAGAGCTGCGCCGATGGTCTGATCCAGGCCATCACGGTAAAACTTCCTGTGCCACTCATTTTTGAAATGTTACCCGTGTTCACATTATCTGATAAGGAAAAATTCAATCCTCCATCCCATTTTCCATCAACCCAAGTGGCTCCGGATATAGTACCTGTGCGATTATTACCAGAGTAATCATAAGTCTGATTCCCACTACCCTCA
This portion of the Chitinispirillales bacterium ANBcel5 genome encodes:
- a CDS encoding phosphoribosylaminoimidazolecarboxamide formyltransferase, whose translation is MNELILRYGCNPHQAPARIFSPDGELPLTVLNGTPGYINLLDALNSWQLVKELQEQLGMVAATSFKHVSPAGAAVAVPLTKELKKAYFVDDMELSDAATAYARARGADRVSSFGDWAAFSSTVDKSAAMLLKREVSDGVIAPDYDPEALEILKTKKGGKFAILQIDKNYSPSGAEVRDVYGICFEQKRNDITLDRSTLENVVSENKDFPESAVRDLILAQVTLKYTQSNSVCFASGGQVIGVGAGQQSRIHCTRLAASKADRWFLRQHNKVLNLQFNEKITRPVRDNAIDQYFEENLTPAEMYVFQSNFKSDPEWFSKDERREWLNLMDGVSLASDAFFPFRDNIDRAQQSGVKYIAQPGGSVRDDAVIEACNEYGMSMAFSSVRLFHH
- the proS gene encoding proline--tRNA ligase; translation: MSKKRTAITPTRQEDYPEWYQQVVKASDLAENSPVRGCMVIKPWGYALWENIQRVLDGMFKATGHKNAYFPLFIPKSFLEKEAQHVEGFAKECAVVTHHRLEAGAEGKLVPAGELEEPLIVRPTSETIIGAMFSKWVQSYRDLPLLINQWANVVRWEMRTRMFLRTAEFLWQEGHTVHATAQEAQQETMKMLRVYADFAENYMAMPVIQGEKTESERFPGADTTYCIEAMMQDRKALQAGTSHFLGQNFSKASEIKFQNDAGVEEFAWTTSWGVSTRLVGGLIMTHGDDDGLMIPPKLAPSHIVIIPVIHGDDTASEVMEYCQSLASQLRDKQYDKRAVEVEVDTRDMRGGDKVWSWIKKGAPVYLEIGPRDIASDSVFVGRRDKSRKERYSQPRAEFVAKVAELLDDIQNSMFEKAKKFRDSNIVTIDTKDDFYNFFTPKNKNKPEIHGGFAMAHWNGSKEVEEKIKNDLNVTIRCIPLDANEEQGKCIITGELSKRRVVFGKSY
- a CDS encoding VOC family protein — translated: MKYCWTTVYVRDLDQSIKFYKEIIGLKLNRRANVTDTRELAFLGEGETQIELICDKSVGEPQIGSGISLGFVTESLEEMITFLGEKGIDVHSGPKQPNPTIRFFYVLDPNGVKIQFVEFVKAK
- a CDS encoding cation diffusion facilitator family transporter, whose translation is MNPEQRALQARRITLLGSLFNLFLAALKFFAGVLGQSQAMIADALHSLSDLITDIVVLIGIRLAKKPTDKCHHWGHGKFETLSTVIIGIALGYAAISIGISGTGQLVTVIREGQLPVRPGRIAFLIAVVSIAAKEALYHSTVAVGKRIGSSSVVANAVHHRSDAFSSIGTALGVGAASFFGSWWTVLDPAAAVLVSAFILKTALGILKNSISELLEKSLPESNIREIESIACSVEGVSNPHNIRARMVGPSPVIELHIRVASDMDVYHAHEISSALEARLRERFGEYTFITVHIEPD